In Elusimicrobiota bacterium, the genomic stretch TTCACCAATCTTGCTCCTTAAAGCCTGATCCTTTGCTGCTAACTGCTGATAGGCAGCATTTAACTGCTGATTTAAAGCATCCAATCCCTCTGCCCTTCTCTTCTCAGCCTCTGCAAGCTCTTTTTCTTTCTGCATAAGACGGTTTATTTCCCTCATATCCCTTGCAATGCCAACAATGCCAGAAATTTCTCCTTGTTTATCCTTCATCACAGAGCCGGAAAAACTTACTGGAATTTTTTCACCGGTTTTTGTTTTGTAGTCCATTTCATAATCACGAACCCAACCTTCCTTTAATAACTTTTCCCATTTTGTTCCTTTAAAAAGCAATTCTTCTGCAAAAAGCATGCCAGCTGGCTTTCCAAGTAAATCTTGTTTTTTGTATCCAAGTAAATTCAAGGTTTCCTGATTTACTTCAATCATTTTTCCTTCCTTATCCACAATGAATAAGGAATCTAACATAGTGGATAGAATATCCTCTGTAGCTAGAGCTGGAGTTATAGTTAAAAATTTGTATTTTGTTATGGCATAAGCAATTCCTCCTGCAAATATCAGAACTAATATAGTTGCTATTGGGGGTATGTAAAAGATTTCAAATTCTGGAAGTAAAACATCACTTATTGAACCTAAAATAAGACCAATCAAAGCTGTAGTAAAAATAATCTTGGCTTGTTTTTTTTCATATAAATTTTTTGTCTTTTTCTTAAAGTCAAAACATAAATAAAGAAATGTTATCAAAAATGAAAGATACTAAACATAAAACAGAAATGGCCAGATTGTTTTTCCCCATACAGTTGTCCATCCATATGAAGTTTTTATATAATCTGTAATAAGCGATCCTGTCCATTGTTTGTAAATAAAAAATATGGGGATAAAAAATATTACAGGATAAAAATACCATTTTTTTAATACTTTTTCCTTCTTGGTAAAGACAAGTGAAAACCAAAGCGCAAAACTGGCAAAACTCAACCAGCCAAAAGAGGATATATTATTCCATAATATAGCATTATTTTTTGAAGTTGCACTATTCACAAATGCAGAAGAAAAAGACCATATTGCAAATGTAAAAATAAACAATGCAAATACTCTGTTTAGTTTTGATTTTGGGTCTTTTGATAAACCAAAAATTATCAGTCCGATATAAATCAAAAATGCTGTAAAGTATGCTAAAGATAAGAGATTCATTTTTTTATCTGTCTTTATCTTATCAGGCACCTCATACTTCTTTGCAAGCGCAGAGTCCGCAGAGTAACCGCAGAACCCGCAGAGTTTTTTCAAGATAG encodes the following:
- a CDS encoding PAS domain S-box protein, whose product is MITFLYLCFDFKKKTKNLYEKKQAKIIFTTALIGLILGSISDVLLPEFEIFYIPPIATILVLIFAGGIAYAITKYKFLTITPALATEDILSTMLDSLFIVDKEGKMIEVNQETLNLLGYKKQDLLGKPAGMLFAEELLFKGTKWEKLLKEGWVRDYEMDYKTKTGEKIPVSFSGSVMKDKQGEISGIVGIARDMREINRLMQKEKELAEAEKRRAEGLDALNQQLNAAYQQLAAKDQALRSKIGELEIFNKLMIGRELKMIELKKEINSLLQEMGKPKKYATAENAEKNR
- a CDS encoding histidine kinase N-terminal 7TM domain-containing protein yields the protein MRGFNLAPTPKILVWGLALHRNFNNCPQQVDPPLAGRRYWSPELVRAILKKLCGFCGYSADSALAKKYEVPDKIKTDKKMNLLSLAYFTAFLIYIGLIIFGLSKDPKSKLNRVFALFIFTFAIWSFSSAFVNSATSKNNAILWNNISSFGWLSFASFALWFSLVFTKKEKVLKKWYFYPVIFFIPIFFIYKQWTGSLITDYIKTSYGWTTVWGKTIWPFLFYV